TGCAAGAAAAGGAAAAccaagagacaagtcagttttcagAGTAATAAaggaatcataaatgcttgaaaaaaaATTCAGGTAAGGGAGCAGAGTATTAGATAAGAATGCATGGACTAACTTAtaaaaataagttcgttatggtaagagacTAATAAAAGGGTTAGGcattacccccaccggactcgactatttatacatttacgaTAAGCAtatcagcatttagttctccaaattaatgcacaaaacgtgattGCGTCCGTTAGGATTATGGagaacccgatggactttggataaggcttatcttaaaggatcattatgtggacaacataactgatgcgactaggtttgactatgatgcatgcacaatttaaacagagtaaggtttctatggggttttagactggtaccctcaagcggacaacttgagggggaaggcacggaactgtcgattgcaccgctgatcgactggttttactgcaaataagcctttccgaatttaatggtaataaataggaagagcgcaaccactcattaaagtggTTCTATGTGATTTGATAcacatgagtggaatatgatgtggagcatgaatTATGCAGCAGTTAATAAGATGTATGTAAATATTTTCACgttggaaaaataaatacaacatttaaataattgaaaaggcAATTGCAAGAAAAGGAAAAccaagagacaagtcagttttctgAGTAATAAaggaatcataaatgcttgaaaaaaaTAATTTAGGTAAGGGAGCAGGGTATGGGATAAGCATGCATGGACTAACTTATAAAAATAAGTTcgctatggtaagagcctaaaaatatccccagcagagttgccatacTATCGTGCCCCCTTTTTGCCTCCTCGTGGAGAGatgtccgggtttcgacattcatggggtgtaatgactcatttccttttgggaattgggtatttggagagtcaccacctaacggaatATAGTGTGTTAGGActcctagagtgattaactcttgggttggtttgcattaccagagattagggtaagggctagagataacctcgaggggaaggtattaggcaccccgcttggtccacaactatgggttccgaccgaacttatatttacaaattagtccatataaatagttgaatcaaataagctGTAAAGCTCATTGAACAAGTCAATTAGTGAAATAAAGGTTCGAACAAATTATATAAAAAACAAAGTTTAAATAAGCAAAGGATTTTTcgtaaggaggggtcctaggttgtttatcctataggatcaccccacgcaatgtccagtaagcactcctcaatgaggggcaacacgtgacattaacgcgtgTTCATCATATCTCATGTCTACCCTTTCcgtccccttattggtcatgcaaataGAGTGTTTGGTCACTaattcctattgcgtgctgctacccatTCCTTCTTAATAGTCCCGAAGGGagtaggacctctacctataggtggttctagacgtacacctaaggttttaaaggcagaaatctaaggcgacaatcaaaaagcatttaggacttccacataatgggagcaattaagaggctcacaaTTCCTCCTCAAATAAACATACAGACAAACGACTCAAACACAAGTAAGGTTTTTATTAATCAAAGTCCTAatgcaggatttctaagtgattatgCAAAAATAAACCACTTTTAGATCCAGATGTTATAACCTAGTAGATGCCTAGGGCCTCTTCTTTAAAATTTATTAGAATTAGAAACGTTGACAGAAACAGCTTCAGAGAAATGCAGGTTTTAAAATGCcataaggcttgcctatatgcagtactgtgtctatgttaatgcagaaacaagCAAGTTTTCGAGATAGACtcttttaatacctataggcaggatatctaatgagattgaagCCATTTTGACGGAACTAGTTTTAGGAAATGTTGACACTTATCAAAACTGGTTTTAAGAAACAAGCTAGGTGAAATGAAATTGATCTATTGGGCTAATTAGAATTACCAGACAGAATTGCGAGTAAGATCCcaatagacatgatatctaggcgtattactgTTTTTAGTCAATTTGTAGTAACATATGAAAGACTTATTAGAGATGAATCGGAaataggtcctataggcatggtatctatacttgaattgatttaaaacatgatgtcttggaacctagaaacatggtttctaacatgacaaatgcagAATTTATGAACATGGTTTCTATCTGAGGCAAACAACGTTAAAAGTgaagtccttataggcatgatttctatttgatgcagaggaaattagaaatagaatcctataagcatgattctCTATTGCAATAAAAACCTATGATCATGTTTTCTATTAtgcagaaataaaaaaaatcaaattcaatAAAAACCCTATGGACATGTTTTCTAGTGAGTGAAACAGGCAAATTCGAAAGTAAATCCTAAGAACAGGATTTCTACCCATGTTACCCCACAAGATATATATCTACAcacccttttactaaataccctaagtatttgtttacaaattattacaggccaataaatgaattacataaataaaatagaaaaccaagaagctattctatagggagcctgcaattaggacctagtttcccaaagcctccaatagcctcacaagcctcaattccatagacaaatcagaaactaggtgcatcaaagttccctaaggatctcatgGACtctgggcaatgcttacacctagacttagtagccaagcattgaaccaatgcagtgtggaaaggccaacctcaatatgccagagttcaagggttctcaagaggatctcaaggcagtacacatattaAAGGAGGtagaacttattaactaagagtaaagtgaaagtgcAAGATTCAGGTTGAAGGCAGCTTTTTTAAGAACTGCACTTAAAAGTCTGTTTGAAAGCAGTTAGTAAAGTAATAGAGATTGTTTGAAAAGGTGGGAGTGGTAAATAAGCTTTAAGACACCCTAGGAAAAGATCACACATAGCTAGTTTTTAGAATTCAATAGTCACACAGGGGTcaggggtttggggatacataaACATTTGGCTGCATAACCCAGCAGGGTCTTAAGACTTGTTTGAaacatgctcagagatagttgACACTGGCATAGTCACAAACCAGTCAAGGAgaatacaaacacatagaaaGGGGTGATAAGAATTTGGGACTCATAATAATGGTAAGCACACAGTATGTTAAAAAAAGTTTTCCAGGCATGTTTCAATCATGAATTTAAAGGGGCAGGAGTCTTCCTAACTACAAACTTCACAATAgaaccacaagtaaaagcaggctagaaataaaataaactgaaacaataagagaaacatgttgttgttgaaactttaaattaaactaggatataccagtgaagatagaagtaagcagaatgaaagaaccaaagagcacagatgactagccttggcttgcagccagctAATAGTAGTAGAATAACACAAGGAAGGAGGGATAACAGAGATTTTAAATAAGAGAGAGGTTTTCGGAAGCCAAGTGTGTGTTTTGTTTCTAAAAGtcttagagtatttatagtttaaagtaggtagtggaataagataaaaatcatagtagtatactaatttaagaactcagaatcaatcacttagagaatcaaggaagtacttccttgagtTAAGGGAGTCAAGGTCAAACGGAAATATTCAGTACCATAGAAGAAACATTGcatgattaaataaggaaaggaGCCATAGTTCATTAGGCAtaaagtagtcaattaggaccaaattcagaaagacccaattaaggaaagactaagtaaaaccaagtaccatagtaaataaggtaataaaatcaGTTAATTCAAACAAACGAGTAGAATTCTAGGGCTTTGAAGGAAAACCATTTAATTACCAACagttaaggaaaatcagaatcaatcatgagGAGTCATGATTCTACATATTTTAACACATAAATAGAGATAAATGAACAAAAAAGGTCAATTATATAGACAAAAAGAAACAAGAGATGAGCAAACACAGTCATATAGAGGTGATATGAGTAGGCTAAAGATTCAGTAGGAtatattcgaagcatggtgaccacGAGAGATTAACAAGAACCAGGTAAACAGGCTGACACAGAAATGAAGTAAAGAGAATCATACTAACACACAGAGCcaaggcaaagaaaatcatgctatcACACGGAAGCTGAGTAAAGAAAAGCATGCTAGCACATAGAAGCAGAGTAAAGAAAATTATGCTAACAcatagaaacaagtaaagaaaatcataCTAACATACaggaacaagtaaagaaaaatcattaaaaataaggggcttttaacagagttgagttaaaaagcaGTAGGAATATAAAATCGGTCAAAATAAACAAGGAAAAAAGGTTTAATTATGAAGAAATCGGTTGAAACATGTATAGAAAGAATTCCAagaaaaccctagttttcaaaAAAAGTAAACGGTTTAGAATAGAGGATCTTTTAGAAGAAAGCTCGAGAATaagcaaatcatagaaggaaacgggcttaaagcatgaaaataacacagatctgagagatccagaagagagttagggtttcaaaaggaaacctaggtagaaatcgaaagaacctgttgCAACTTCACAAATCGTAACAAacatggtgtgattttgcccaaaatcacaccagaaAAGCCTCGAACAATAGAATCAGAAACCTTAGGTCCAAATCGACATGGCCTAGGacccttgagggccttagagatgatgagcaaggcggtgagaatgaccattggaggcttggggtttgaGAAATAGTCGTCGGcgatgaccggagaaggaggtgAGTAGAGGAGTCtggggttaggtttgagagaggaGTGGAGATGAGAGAGGATCTAAAGGCGGCGCCTTTGAAAAAATGACTTAGGGTTATGGGTCGATTAGAGTTAAAAAGCAAGGGAAtgatttggaccgttgatctctcagatcaacggtcaggattaaaATGGGTAGGTGGGTTTCGGGTTTGGGTAAGGGTTAATACGGTATGGGCTGGGTGATTTGGGtgtgaaattgggctggaaaAAGGTCCAATCTTgactataattgaaagccaaatttgtctattatttaaatagccaattttcccctatttaatttgtaaaaataataggtaatttctagaaaataaattaaggtgcaaaactgatttaaaaaatataaataacaatttaaaaatatagggtccaattttatgcatataaaacataattatatCATAAAATGGGGTaacattgtaattatatgcaatttagctttaaaaatactaaatgtaattctaaaaatatataaaattacattagccatattttggcataaatatagaaatcgaatagatgaattaccaaaacaataattttgaaaataattattgggtattttttggataaaaagggagaaaataaatcaatttaagcccttaaaattatgggataAAATAATGAAAGCCTTGTGGATgcttatatgcatatatatgctattttgaagtctTTTATGCCTATTTAAAATATTTAGGGAATAATTGGGTattaacagctgcccctctttacccgagaataatgaaagagttttcgggtaaagaaatgatggctaattttgaccggacgggaggttttgaaagacagaggccgagCTCCGGTTtccgagttgcctacatatcccttgtttaacaggaatcaggctatgtgtagttctggattcacccgcggagtatgccgatgaaatcattgtaagaacggacacgagatgtgGAAGCGGCTATGATGAGGATGGTCAGAGGGAACCAGAGCGAGATTTCTCCTGCTAAGATAGCAGCTGCTTATTGGTTACCTggagataaaagatgctacaaacgtatttgcaaaaatttaacatgatgcaaattccctttggacaatgaaggttgtcttcggacggttaaagatgacgtccttggaccatgttGTCTTGGGCCATGAATTATTTGATGAGGGATTCACATGCCATGAAATTATGTTCTCGGgacatgaaaatggtgccttcacaccatgacgcctttgaataatgatatggaaATTTGAGAGATCCCCAAActatggcatggtgtcttcaggctatgaggatggtacCTTTAGACTATGACCCCTTTGGACAGACCGACgatttttcagcccatgagatgcaataatatgatgtaacaagacaaggcttagtgttgtgaaatgaagggcagagattagcccgattgaaaagcaaatagatggtagtagaaatagagcaatatatGTGCAAAGAAGGATATTGCTTAGCCCCGTGCAAGTggagaggcaaggattaaccttaTACGAGagagaggcaaggattatcctcatgaaaatatggagtcagggcttagactaaTGCAAGAttcgagacagagcttagtctcatgcaaagggaaggcaaatatggaggtagagcttaacctcatgcaagatattggacagggcttagtcccatgcaaataaggagtcaaggattagactcatgcaaatatggagtcaaggattagacttatgcaaatgtggagtcagggcttagactcatgcaagattcgagatagagcttagtctcatgcaaaggaaagacaaatatggaggtagagcttaacctcatgcaagatgcgggacagggcttagtcccatgcaaatatggtgtcaagtattagactcatgcaaatatggagtcaaggattagactcatgcaaatatgaagtcaaggattagacgcttgcaaatatggagtcagggcttagactcatgcaagatttggaatcaaggcttagactcatgcaaagagaaaataACAGATAAGGGTAGAGTATCTTAGCTAGGATAGGTTCAGTGTCAAATGGCCTGGTGGATGGTGAATCTGAAAGCTATCATCAAAATGTGTctgcgctcaaagaaaaattgtaagtttcatGAGGGAAGGTTGGTTCTTGCTTTGCCTGCCGGCCTTGCTCTGCTCCGCTCTGGAAGTCcccttcgagttcccctaggAAGCACCTGACTGTTGTAACAATagaattttcgaaaaatatgcattcattgaTAAACTAGAATTGTTTTGgaagcgtattgatatatcaactaacttttgatgaactagtgactgtgacacatttcaaaggcattgcaactTTCTTAtgtcggaattttgagggtcctcctcaaaattttgccccagtttggtagatgatttctAACCGTTTGCGCATGGCGTACCTTACTGAATCTTCTTCTGAATTTTGAGAAACCTTATCAAAATTATATCCAAGTTTTGACTGATTACTGGCTTCCTGACGCGCGTTGGCGTTGACTGGACTtactccagaattttgaggacctTTCTCagaattctgccccagtttctgattttgggggaaatgaaaattttattatgatatgagcgAACCCATAAGGTggtctacgtatcccctcttaaatgagaatcaggtaaagcgtagttcaattacatcagaaaggaaaatgTGAAATGATTCTAGGTGTCGTATCTCTTGGTTGCATCTGAATTAATTGGTTTTGGACAAATCTCTCCATCCATAtctgcaagtatgagtgatcCTCCTGTTAGTACTATGTCAACCatatacggaccttgccagttgggagagaatttccctttggcttcatcttggtgcgggaaaatcttcttcaaTACTAGCTGCCCTAGCgcgaattgtcttggtttgacccttttgttgaaagatctggacattctgttctgatatagTTGGCCGTGGAATACTgtgttcatcctttttccatcgatAATGGCCAACTGTTCATAGCGGCTTCTTACCCATTCCGTATCGCTGAGTTaaacttcttgtatgattcttaaagaaggaatttctacctcggctgggatgacatcctcggtaccataaaccaatatGTAAGAGGTTTCCCTGGTTGacgtgcgaactgtggtgcgttaccctaatagagcaaagtgtaacttttcatgccactgcttgCGATTCTCTACATTTTCCTTAGAATCTTCTGAATGTTCTTGTTGACGGCTtttacggctccattcatctgaggtctgtaggcgttggaattcttgtgcttgattttgaaggtttcacatatagatttcatcagatcactattgaggttggcggcgttgtcagtgataatggactcgggaactctgaATCGACatacaatacgatccttgacaaaatctgtgatgaccttcttggttacagctttgtaagatgcagcttctacccattttgtgaagtagtcaatgtcTACAAGAATAAACCGATGCCCATTTGAAGTAGTGGGTttaatcggaccaataacatccattccctaggcggcgaatggccaaggtgatcttgttgcattgagctcgttcggtggcacctttatcatgtcagcatgtacttgacattgaaagcatttgcggacatactgaatacaatccatctccatggtcatccaaaagtaacccgCCTTAAGTATCCTCTTGGCCAGAACAAAACTAGTCATGTGCAGACCACAAGTCCCAGCGTGCACATCCtctagtagcttagaagcttcctttgcgtcgacacacatTAGTAAGCCCAAATCCAGAGTTCTCCTATATAAGTGCCCTCTGCTATGGTAGAAATGATTTGACAACCTCCAGAGCGTGTATTTCTAAATATGATTTGCATGCTCTGGATATtttccttttgataagtactccttgatgtcatgaaacaaaggctttccatctgcttcttcttcgacatgagcacaatatgccggctgattatggatccttactagaatgggatcaatatCGTTCTTATCTTCATGCTGTATCATTGACgacaaagtggctaatgcgtcggcgaactcattctgaattctgggcacatgtcgggactgtatctttgtgaaccttctttttaattctttcaCATGGTACAAATATAGCAATATCTTGGAagtcttggtggcccactctccttgtacctggtgcacatgCAAATCTGAATCGCCAATCaccagcaactcttgaatgttcatgtcgactgccatgttgagccctagtatgtaggcttcatattccgccatgttgttggtgcagggaaatttgagtttagcagatacgggATAATGCTGATCCGTTTCCgacaccaaaactgctccaatgcctactcctttgaaattcgcgactccatcaaagaacatcctccaaccgtcatatgcttccgTAATGTCTTCTCCCACGAATCATAttttttcatcaggaaaatatgtttccaagggttcgtattctcctacCACTAGATTCTCAGCGAGGTGATCtgtcaatgcttgtcctttgactaccttttgagttacgtagatgaTGTCGAACCCACTCAACAGTATTTTCCACTTAGCTAACTTCCCAGTAGGCATAGACTTCTAAAATaagtactttagaggatccatcctggatatgagttATGTAGTGTAGGGACAaaaataatgcctcaacttctgggttGTCCAGGTCAGAGCACAGCAAATGTGTTCGAacagagaataccgtgcttcataatgTGTTAATTCTTACTCATGTAATATATGGCTTgttcctttcttcctgtctcatcatgttatcCTAAAACACATCGGAAGGCTCCATCTAACAtggatagataaagtagcaaaggtcatcCAAGTTATTGCGGGACCAGAACTAGTGGtctggacaggtattccttgatcttgttaaaagctttctgacaatcctcggtccaacttgtctcggcatctttcctcagcattttgaagatgggttcacatattactgttgACTGTCCTATGAAtcagctgatgtagttgagcTGCCCCAGGAAGCTCATCATATCCTTCTTGCTTTTGGGCTGTGGTAATTCCTAAATAGCTTTTGAgtttagtcggatctagctcgatccctcagcgactgacaatgaatcccagtaactttcttgtcggaaccctgaatgcacactttgcggggttcaacttcaaattgtacctccttagcctgtcaaagaattttctcaagttggttatgtgatctgtggccctttttgatttgataatgatgtcctccacatatacctctatttctttgtgtatcatatcataaaAAATGGTTGTCctagctctcatgtaagtggccccagcattcttcaaaccgaatgacatcatcttgtaacagtatacacccgaaggtgtaataaaagttgttttctcggcatcttcttcatccatcaaaatctggtgataacctacgaagcaatctacaaaggattggagctcatgctcggtgcagttatcgatcaggatgtgtatgtttggcagtgggaagtcgtctttgggacttgctctatttaaatcccgataatcaacacacactcgtGTCGCGCCgactttttctcgcgaaattgggtttatgatatttggaaggacaactcattccttttgggaattgggtttgacttgaagagtcgccacctaatgattaaggtgcattaggacaccaagagggtttgatttgagtaaccagaggttgggtaagggcttgaaattatcccaaggggaaggtgttagacacccctcaggatcgactagtgtggttcccggccagactattcttgtgaatttaggtgccaataacatgtaggcaaatgaaacatcaaataagaggggattttcacgtaatggcttacaaataaacaaagttggaaagaactaaaagaaagccgatttttcttaaaagaaatagtttgaaatctttagaagaaacaaagaaaaaaagggaaaggggggtcctaggtttattaataatatggatcaccccatacaatgcccgataatcactcctcaatgaggggctacacgtgacattatcatgtggtcatcatatccatatctacccttcataccccgttaaggtattaaagtgcataatggtctcgattacttattgcatccTATTACCTGTCCCAATCGTATCAGTCCtgaaggcatttaggactactaatcctaaaggggaaggatattaggcttatttgtagtttcaaaggcaaacattctaaggcgacatacaaaacacgtattgcaagtTGAGGAAGGCACATAACAAGTAGAGGCTTAGATATACCTCCTTACACAAAGAAAcatgtaattagcatgacttacatatACTCTTCAGGGTCTGATTAAATACTAGACATgaaagaacttaaaggttgaggcagactgatttattacatagttcagataagaagcccgaattaggcctgcctgctggttgtagttaatagaacagattcagtttataactttaccctaaggcttgcctaagtgttggacaaagatcctataggcatggtatctactgaattcagaaagcaaAATAAACTGAATACGTACTGGTTAAAAGGGGTAGTTAGAATATTAAAAGAAAGGCAAGTTTTAATGAAGGTTATAAGTTCTGCAACTGATGGTACCTATTATTACTAGTTTTAGCTCTATACGTGAATGAAGCAATTCAGATTCGATTaggaattcctatagacatgctttctacgcaTAGTTAATTTTGAACCTTGGTATAAAAATGCAGAAGACTCGTtttaaacctatgaacatgatttctagatgtTGAATAAATATGATATCTAGGTGCAATTGGATGtttaagtcctatgagcatgatatctaggtgcagaaatttgtttaagacctatggaCATGTTATCTAGGTGCAAATGAGCGTGCAGATTTAGACAATCCTGTAGGCATAATTTCTGTGTGAATATAGTAGcactatgatcatgatttctatatgaatgtAGGATATACAAAATTCAGAAGgaactataggcatgatttctatttgcATATGCAGATTTCTAAacacctataagcatgatttccaTATACAGATTaaaaattcctatagacatggtatctaccctttttgcatacatagttaccggcctttttttcactaaccatctccaagagtttattacaaattattatagcccagaataaagtaaaaaatacatcaaaaaatataaataaaagtacaaccaaaggagagcctaattcagacttcatgtctgaaatatgaggtaaaccaactccatgagatcatgatccaaagccttcatcccatttgagtgtgtcaaagttacCTAAGAGCCTCAAAGGGACTCCGGgtaatgctcacacccaaatgtataatcagattaggacaagtgcaatgtggaagggtcagcccccaagtgtccaagttcagaaggaactcaaagggtcccaaggcaaggctcacaagagg
The Nicotiana sylvestris chromosome 11, ASM39365v2, whole genome shotgun sequence DNA segment above includes these coding regions:
- the LOC138880947 gene encoding uncharacterized protein; translation: MFFDGVANFKGVGIGAVLVSETDQHYPVSAKLKFPCTNNMAEYEAYILGLNMAVDMNIQELLVIGDSDLHVHQVQGEWATKTSKILLYLYHVKELKRRFTKIQSRHVPRIQNEFADALATLSSMIQHEDKNDIDPILVRIHNQPAYCAHVEEEADGKPLFHDIKEYLSKGKYPEHANHI